Below is a window of 'Nostoc azollae' 0708 DNA.
TTGCCAAGTTTCTGTATCTGTATCTCGAACTACGATAATAGCCTGATTAACTGGTTTAGTTTGGGCTTGCAGTGCGGAAAGGCAGTGTAACAAGTCTTGAGGACGGCGATAGGTGGGGATAAGAACTGTATTCCTCATGTTTCATTAACTCTTCAAATAAATCTAAATAGGTTTGTGCCATAGTTACCCAGCTATGTTGTTCAGCAATAGTACGAGCGACTTTACCCATTTGTTGACGTAGTGTGCGATCGCTACTTAATAATTTCAAAGCATTGGCTAAAGTATCAATATCATCACAATCGGGTAAAACAATTCCACAAGCTGGTGTTACTAAATCAGCTGCACCAGTGGTTTTAGCAGTAATCACAGGTAAACCTGAAGCCATCGCTTCAATTACTACTAACCCAAAAGGTTCATAACGGGAAGGAAAAACAAATAAATCTGATGCCTGTTGAATTTGCGGCATATCACGGCGATAACCTAAAAAATGTACCCGTTCAGTTAATTTTAAGTCCGCAACCATTTCTGGATAGGGGCTATCTTTGGTTTCACCAACAACTGCTAAATGTAAACTAGGAACTTTTACTAAGGCATGAAGTACAGTATCTAAGTTTTTGCGAGAAATGCGAATATCTCCAGCAAACAATGCCAACGTCACATTTTCACGTATCCCCAACTTTTGGCGAGAACTCGCACCAGGGGAAAATTCTTGTAAATCAACTCCATTCACAATCACACGAATATTAGCACGGGGTACGCCAATATTAACTAATTCTTCAGCTACTTTTGTAGATATAGCGATAACAACTTTAGTTTGGCGAAAAGCTTCTTTTTCCCAATAAGCATTAATAGCAGTGTAGAGCCACTGATATAAACCATATAAATCTCGTCGTTGACGAGCAATATGTACAGGCGATTTCCACCAAGAACTATGGACGAAATGCACAGCATTGACATCAGTAGCGCCCATGGTAATCGCACCATTGGCTTTAATTAAATCAACTTCGCCCCGATGTTTACGTAACCAATCACCGCTTTTTTTAGCAAATACAAAATTGCGAACAAATTCACTCGGATATCCATCAACAGAAATGGAAACCCAATTTACTGCAGTATTATGTTCTAATTCAGGTGCTATTTCACTCGACAATAATGTCAAATTATGACCACGACGGAGTGCTTCCATAGCTACTTCATAATTGACTCGTCCTTGACCATCACCTTTTCGGATTTTATGGGTAACAATGCAAATTCTCATTGCTCACCTCTCAATTTTATAAATCAATTTCAGATAAAAATGAATACAATATTTAGTAAACACTCAGTAACTTATTAGTTATGATCTGAGGTGTGAAACTGAGAGTAAGTGCTGTTAAAGTCCGCAAATTAAATTTTTGCTCATTCAAAGCTTGCCAAAAATAAGAACGTGCTGCTTTCGTTTTATTATCTAGTAACAACCCAATGCCTAAGGTTGTATTAGCTTCTAACCATAATTTTTTAAAGTGTGAATAATACTCCTGTAAACGGACATCTTTCATAAAAACTTTATAACAGAATATTTCACTTTCAGCCTTGCGAATTTTTGCCTGTACATTACGTCTACCACTGAGCATAGTATCAGTTTGCTCATGCTCACGATAATAGGTCAACTTTTCTGGATAATAATAAACAGCATATCCTGATATATAACACAGGTAACTTAAATATAAATCCCACATTCCCCCAATTTCTGCAGGAATACTATCCCAATCAATCAAACCATTACGAATTACACAAGCTGCGGCAGTAGGGATACTTTTATCAACTAAGGCAATTTTCTGAAAATCCTCATGAATTCCTGAAGTGATTCGATCACGCTTATAACTGCGTGAATTTCCTTCCGTAGCAGCAACATTAATTTGACCTTGAGCATCAATAATATATTGGTCACAAAAAGCTAGAATTAAGTTAGAATTTGCCTCTAATGGTGGTATGAGTTTAGCTAGAAAATCTTGATTCCAGATATCATCATCGTGAAGACTAGCTACATATTTACCCTGTGCCATCTTAAAGGCATTCATCTGATTAGTTAGCATTCCCACATTTTCTGTATGTCGCCAAAACTTAATGCGGGAGTCCCCAAAAGATGCAACTAAATTTTGAGGATCTTCAGGACTAAAATTATCAGAAACAATAATTTCAATATTTTGATAGGTCTGTTTAAAAGCACTAGAAATAGCTTGTTCTAGATATTGTGGTCTGTTATAAGTAGGAATAATCACGCTAACTAGTGGTTCTAGTAATTCAGAATTAATAGTCATAATTTCAACTCGGTATACTTCCAAAAGTAAAGAATATAAATTAACGGTAGAGCCATACAGATAAATAGAAACTATCCCAGATATTTAAGTTTATTTCCCCAGATATTTAAGTTTATTTCCATCTGACCTTACAACTTATCGAAGGCATGAAATAAACAAACCGCAAAGTAAAGAGCGCTTTAAATGGCTTGTGAGTTAGTCTGTTGATTTTCTTAGCAAAATTGGAATGTTACTGATAATTACATATAAATTCCAAGTATAAAATGGTTATATTTAAAATGCTAATTGATAACCAATCAACTCCAGAAAATAATAATTTATTCAGATGTTTGTCAAGGTTGATACTTGAGTTGTGCTAGTTATTGGCTGTTGGTAAATTGTCTCTAAAAACCGTAATGCAGTCGGGACTGGACTATAATTTTCAATTGCCCACTGCCTTCCTTGTACACCAATTTTTTCTAAAATTTTTGGTTCATCAGCTATTCTATTAATAGTTCCTTGTACATTATCTAAGTCTATGCCAATATAATGCCGCCAATTTTCAGGCATCACAGGAAGAGAAAGCCCATATTTCTCAAAATCCAAATGAAAAGTAGTACAGCCAGCTGCCAATGACTCCCAAAATCGCCAACTATCCCACTGTACAACCGTGTTAGATTTCAATCTCAGATTACTCAGAAGATTCTTCCCAATCCGATTCATTAACATACCTGGATCATTAGGCCAAGCAGGAACAAAAAAGCCGCCAAAACAAGCACAAGCCATGGAATTTTTGAGTCGGTTATAATAACTTGGATAATGGCGTTTACCTGTTTGTAACCATTGCAATTCATGATATGGATCAGTTGAATGGTCATCTGGATGCTCAATACTATTATCTACCTGTAGCATATTTTTAATGTGAGGGATGAAGGTACTAGCACTAAAATTTCTAACGGGATGACCTTTTTTCCAATGCCTAAAATTAATCAGAATTTGGTTTTTTCGCTCATAAGAGTTGGGAACTTCTTTCAGTTCCTGTAAAATCCGATTACTCAAACCATAAGCCCAGGGATAAAAATTCTTAGCATATTTGAGTTTATTATTGTAATGATTGCGAAGAATAAAATCAAATTGTCTAAATTCCGGTCTTTCTATGTAGGTTTTGTCACTATCCTCCCCATCTAAATACACAGTTGTATACGGACGATTGGGATGAGATAAATTATCTGGTAAAGGATAATTAATATGAAACCAATTATTAGTTAATACCACAATAGAACAATCATCAGGTGTGATATCTGGTTGATGATTAAAAAGATATTTATTCTCTTGTGTTGATTCCTGCCAGTAGTTGACATTGGAAAACAAAGATATTCCCAGCTCCCGAAACCCTTCTGCCAAACAAATCAATAGATGTTGGAACTTATATTCTGGCTTAGTTTCTTCTCTAGGATCACAGAAGAAATATACTTTCCCATTAAATTTAGCTGGAAGATTGTTAATCATATCCTTAATGTTTCTTGACATAAAACCGAACTTATTTAACAAATTATAGTTTATTTATGCTGCTCCCTTGCCTAATTAAATATACAAATAAAAGGTTTAATAGCTTAATTACTGTACCTATCTCACTTCATTTTGAATTTGATAATATTTCCAAAATTTACCACGTTGTTCTAGTAGGCTTTGGTATGCTCCCTGTTCGACAATTGTTCCTTGTTCAATCACTACCACTTTATCTGCTTTAGCAATTGTGGAAAATCGATGGGCAATAACAATTACTGTACGACCGACAGTGAACTTTTCTAACAACTCTTGAATGACCTGCTCTGTAATTGCATCTAAAGCACTGGTTGGTTCATCTAAAATCAAAATGTCTGGATTTCTTACCAAAGCACGAGCAATCGCAATTCGTTGTTGTTGTCCTCCAGATAATTCAATCCCATCAGCACCGACAATTGTATCCAAACCTTGAGGTAATTTTGTGATAAATTCTAGAGCATTTGCCAGCCGTGCGGCTTCTACAATTTCTGCCTCAGTTGCTTTTGGTGTCCCATAGGCAATGTTGTTGCGAATAGAAGTGTTGAAAATAAATGTTTTTTGACTAACTATCGCCATTTTACGACGCAGTGAATCAATTTCTAATTCTCGCAAATTCAGTCCATCGATCAGAATTTTTCCATCTATTGGCTCGTAAAATCTGGCTATTAAATCTGCTAGGGTACTTTTACCACCACCAGATGCACCCACTAAGGCGACCATTTTGCCTTTTTCAATGGTCAACGTGATATCTTTGAGTACAAGTTTATGCGGTTCATAACTAAAATTTAGAGCTATTATTTCTATGGCCCGTTGTAATCCCAAAAATTCAAGATGACCGTTTTCAAAGTAAGTTTTATCATCTGTTTTTAGGATATCTTTGAGATTTTCTACTGCTCCGGCTTGGGTACTTAAAAAAGCTATTACTCCATTCAAATCTTGAGTCATTGGCACAAGACGAAATAGTATAAAGAAGAAGGTTAATAATGAAGAAATCTTCATGAATCCTGTCACTAGAGCCATAATGATCATTGAGATCAGAATCATAGTAGATAGGCTTTCAGCTAGAGGTTTAACTAGCAGAGAAATCCAATAAACACTCTTCCAAGTCTTAACGATATTGCCACTGGCCTGATAATATCGCTGTTGTTCAAATTCTTGAGTAGAACAAGCATGAACTGTGCGGATACCTTCGATAAACTCTAGCGCCCTTGAAGTAAAATGATCATTAGCTTTGGTAATAGCAAAACTACGTTCTCTAATTTGTTTATTTAGTGTTGATAGTCCTACTGCTAAAAGACTGAATAATAAAACGGAAACTATGGAAAGTTGCCATGAAAACACAAATAATGAAATTGAATAAACAACTAGTGTTAAGGTTTTTGTGACTAAAAAAGCCATGCCTCCGAAAATCTGCCTAATTCTCTCCATTTCATTGGTGAGAGTATTAATCAACTCTCCAGAATTTTTCTTGCCAAAATAACTAAGACTTTGAGCTGCTAATTGCCCAAAAATTCTTCTACGTAGATTATCTATTAAATTTATTTCACTAAACTGGATGCAAAGCTGTCCTAGATAGTTAAAAGATGCACGCATACAGGTTGTAATGATGATTAACGCTGAAACGCGATATAATCGTTCATTTGCTGAAGCGTTAATTCCTAAGATAAAAATATCAAACCACTCAATTCCTGTTTTCAGAGGTTCAGCACCAGGAGTAGTTAAACTTTGCAGAAATACTAGTAGAAAACCTAAGCCAAATCCCTCACAACTAGCAGCAAAAGCTGAAAAAACTATAGCTAAAGAGGCTATAATCCGAAAGTGTTTAAACTCTCGTAATATTAAATAATTATTCTGCCAAAAGTTCGTAGCTTGTAGAATTTTTAATGTTGATGTCGGTAATTTTAGATACATAAAATTGGGAATGATTTCTTTCAGAATTCAGCGCCAAAACTATAGTCAAAATATAATTAATCTACTTACATGGGAGCACGACGAATAAAACGCCCAATAGCAGAGCCAAAGAGAATTTCAACTTGTTGCCATAGTAATTTTGCCGTTGAATATAATTGAATTGGTGTTTGGCTATGCCGCCAATACAATTTATCAGTTATAGTTGGAGAACTACCTTGTAAAGCACTGATGATTATTTGCTTGCGCCAAGGTTTAATATTTGGTACAGTGGCGTGAGACATAATAGTACCACCAGGAAGAAAATCCATACCATCAGGTCCAACGGTACTTAAAGGATAATTATTCAGCATTAATACTAAGTTTAGATAAGTCTGATCTCCATAAAGATAGGGATATTGATGGAAAGTCTTATCCCCATAAAGATGCTCTAAATCTGCATATCCTGACATTTCAGCCACCTCTTCTAATTTTTGCCAAAGGGTGAGGATAGATTTGTATTTTTTAGGGACACCAATGAACCCGCTATTGTAGTGATAATCTAATTTACGTTCACAAACAAAACCGTTATTTTCTGCAAATTCTTTCCATGCTAAACGTTTCGGATGATTAGCAGGAACAAGATACCAAGAATCGCCGCAAATAGCAATTCCTCTGCTCACCCAATGTTCGTAGAAGTTCCAACTACATTTATTTACAATATCAGGATCGAAATAAAACAATACCTCAATATTTGGGCAATAATTTTCCCATAGTTGAGACATGAAATCAGGCTTGTAAAAACCTAAATGTTTACGAGTTTCTAGTTTTATAAACCGTACTGCACACCCTTCAGCTATAGGTAATTCTTGATAACCATTTCCTGCTTGCAGAGACTTAGCCCAAGGTGGCAAATTACCACGATATCCTGCCCAAAATATGCCTCGAAAACCGTGGTGATATAAAGAATTCACTAAAGCTCCTACACCATAGTGATAGTCTTTTTCAAATACTGTACAAATTGCTGTATCCATCACGATTCTATATTTTAAATTACGTATATACTTCCAGGGTTTAAATATGAAAACAGGAAATAATCCTCATGGGAATAAAAAATATACTACTACCGCCGTGAACTCAAAATGGTTCTTCCACAAGAGCTACCCTAACAAAATAGTGGTTCCAGCAGGCTGCACCGACAAAATTCAAAATGAATACGGCGTGAGCTTTTCAGTGATTTGGAATCCTTGGTTGATTTACGCCGTACTGTAATAGGATGAAAGAATCAATGACTTTCCTAGTTTCTTTAGTGATGACTTTATGAAAGTCTAACTGGGTTGTATTTAGTTTCTATTTGCCATGAGTTGATCACGTCTGGTAATGGATCTGATTGTTCTGCTTCTTTCTCTAAACTTAGTTTAACTGCTTCTTCTAAACACCAATAATGGTATCCGATTAAACTAATCTCACCACGGATGACATTCAATAATTTAGGTAATTTATCTAGGCCATATTTACGCATCCATAATCCTAATAGCGTGCTATGGTTTTTTCTAGTTGTGCAAAATTCGATAGCTCGAAATAGTTTACCTTTTTCACCAATCCGCCATTCATAAGCAAAGAGTATATCTGATGATTGAAGACGCATGATGACAATTAATCCCAGGATTAAAGGACTAATTAATAGCAGTAAAGTTAATGCTAAAATCCAGTTGATTACCCGTTGTGTTAATCTCAATACTTGGTTACTTAATTTGGGAAGTTGATTTTTAAAAGGGATAGATAGGAATATAGGCTTATTAGCTTGGTGACAAGCATCCGCCCAAAATCGCAGCGCAGCATCACCTAGTTTAGGATCTATAGTTACTAAATTAACTGGGGAATGTTTTAAACACTCCACTAATAATTGTTCGTTATATAGTGAAGGTAAATAAGGTTGTTTCAAATCACTAGGAGGCTTTACCAGTAGCTGACCTCTACGCCATTGAAGTGTACAGTATTGGATGTGATAATTTTCGCGAGACTGGGCTATAGTAGTTTGAGCTTGTAACTTGGGAACTATTGAAGTTGTCATAGGTCTTGAGATTTGTGCAGTATAAAATTACTGAAGCGGTAAGTAAGAGTTTAGATTTGCAGATTTCTGTAGGTGTGAAGATGTACAGAAAGAAACAATAGGAGTTAAGCAAACGGCAACTAAGATAAATGGAGAGTTAGGAAAGTTGGTATTTCTGTTAGGGATATGTAGAGGTCAATCATCCCTTCAGATTACCGCTACATCAATCTACTTTCAGGATCTATTGCAAAACATGTCTGCTCTTAATTTCGAACAATTTAGTTTTGTCCTTAATCTCTAGAATATAGGAACGGACAGAAATAACTTATCCTGCTACTAAATTCTTGATTAAATCTTTAAATATCTAGATTTCTTGGAAACTAATATAAAAATCTGATGAACTTCGATGTTTTCCTCATCAGTATCGGTTAAGTGCAAAAAATGAAATGAGGTTGCTTGGAACGTATCCTTACGGGACACTTCCTATTCATGCAGTGTCCCGTAGACATCACCCAAAATTTATAAACCTTACGCAAGTCCTGATTTACAAGGATTTGTTGAGTTTCACCATCGTTCTACCCAACCTACAAAAAAATTAGTACCGCCGTGAATTAAAAATGCTTCTTTTAGAGGAGCTACGCTAACAAAATAGTGCTTCCCGCAGGATGCGCCAACAGAATTTAAAATGTATACGCCATGAGCCTTTTAGAGATTTGGAATCGTTACTTTATTGACACTGTACTGTACTAGTTTTTCTGCTAACTGTTAACTTATTTCACGGTTTACCTTTAACCAACAAGTATAGTCAGTAGAAATCATTTAGCTATTTTTCCATAACTTCTTGTAATATTAATTGTGATTGTTTGGCATAAGGTACATAAGTGCTATCAGAGTTAGATACTCCATTGGCTACAACTCCAATGAGATTTAACTTGCTCAACATTGCTGTAGCTTGAGCTAAATTATTGCGTGTTACTTTACCAATGCTTGCTACCATGACTACACTCCGACAAGATGAGGCTGTGAGTATAGCATCTACCATACCGATAACTGAGGGAGCATCTATGAGGACTAAATCATAGTTTTCTTCAAATGCAGCCATCAATTCCATCATCCGTGGAGAACTCAAAAGATGAGCAGGATCTACAGGTATGGGGCCAGCAGTTAAAATGTCGATATAAGATGAACCTGAGTATTGAAGCCCAATCTGATTAGGAAGGGTAGCATCACTGGCTAATAGGGTGGATAAACCTTGTTCATTAGGAAGGTTAAGTTGTTTGTGTAAGCTGGGGTCTCGAAGGTTGGCATCTATGAGCAGTACCTTTTTATGTAATCTCGCTGCACTCATAGCTAAACCTAATGTCAAAGCTGATTTACCATCATCTGGTAATGCTGATGTCACCATCAATGATTTTAAATCAGTGACGCTATTGAGGAGTTCTATGTTTTTATAAATGAGATCCAGTGATTCCCAACGGGGTGGTGATTGTAAAACTTGAATTGTCCAAGGGGCAAGAACTTCTGGTTTACCAAATGGTAATTTGATGATTGACTCTTTGGGTTTTGCTGGTGGCAATTTGGGAGTTGTGCCCAATAATGGTAGGGTAATTTGTTTTTCTAATTCAGCAGTAGTATGTACAGAGTCATCAGATGTTTCTCGAATAAAGGCGGCAATACCACCTAACATTAATCCTACTACGGCACCTAATAAGAGGTTCTGCTGGAGATTGGGACCTAGTTTTATACCTAGTTGTGGTTCTTCTACTACTTCCCAATTAAATCCACCTTTGGATAGTTCCTGCCGCAACTGCTGTTCTGCTCTCAACAATTGCTCCATTCTTTCTCGACTAAATTGTAATTGGGGAAGGATACGGTTGTAATAAGCTAAGAGAGAGGGAAAACGTTTGAGTTGTGATCGCAGTTCATTCTCTTTTGCTGCTAAAGTTTGATCACGCGCACTTAATGCAACTATGTTAGTCTGATTTTCTACTAATTCCCCAGTCAAATTTAGGTCAATTTCCCCAAGTTGTCCTTGTTCGAGAAGATTTTCTCCAAAACTGAATACACTGGTGGATTGTCTACCTAAAGTTCTGCTGACTTCTTTTTGCAAAAGTTCCTTTTGACTCTGGAGTTGTTCAGTTAGCTTCTGTACGTTGGGAGTATCATCCGTAAAACGTAAGCGTTCCTGTGCTAAAGCTAGTTCTGTTTTCTGAATTTCATTCAGTAAGCCCTGATAGCGTATAGACTGACTCAAACGAGAAGAAACCAATGCATTTTGAGGAGAACGATTAAGTTGTTGCTGCAAAGACTTTTGCTTTGCTAAAGCTTCTTGATATTGAGAACGAGTTGTTTGTCTTTCTCTCTGAATAGAAGTTAAAGATTCTTCAATCGCTTTGGCTTGTAATTCTGGATCAATTAAATTTTGGTTTCTGCGAAATCGTTGGAGATTGGTTTCAGAAGCATTCACTTCGTCACTAGCTTTTCGCAACTGCTCTCTAATAACTTGCAGACCTTTTTGTAACCGTAAATCCTGTTGTTGTTTGTTATAATCCACATAGACTCGTCGAATAGCAGTTAGAACTTTTTGTGTTCTTTCTGGATTGCCATCGGTATAGTCAACTTGGAAAATTTTGGTGACAACATTATCCTCTTTAGTCCTGATTTGGGTTAAGACTAAGGATCTCTTTACTTCCTCTACAGTAATACTTGGATCTTCTAACTTGAGTTTATTAACTGCTTTTTGAATCAGTCCAGAACTTTGCATCAAATTAAGCTGTGTTGCCGTGTCTATGACAACGTTAGAGTCTGTAAACTGACTTTCTGCTGTATCTGATCCTTGTTTTTTACCTTGATAGTTAGGTTCTACTAACAGTTGCATCGTACTTTTGAAACTGGGCTTTGTCTTTAAAGTAATGATGCAGGCAAGAGCAGTAGAACTCAGGAATACTAATAAAAACCAGGGAAATCTTCTGACAAATACAGTAAACATTTGTCCATAACCTGTTTCTGTATCAGCTGCTGAACTTATATGGGGATTTAGACTAGTTTGAACCACTTTAATTATCCTTATCCTTGTTGTGCGAGACGCTATATATAGCTTGTCAATACTTCTCTGTTAAGGAAAAAATCTGAGGGGGTAAGGGGAAAATAAAAAACCTTTGCTCTTTCCCCAACACAACTGATAAAATTCAGGTTATTAACAGAGTAATATTGGAATGCCAGTTTTTTTCAAGGGTTTTTGATGACAAGTTAAATGAATGTGTGATGCACACCAGAAACTTGAACAAGAATTTGCTCAACTTTACTAAAAAATGCTTGTTCAGAAAAATTATTTACGGCATGATTACGAATATTCTCGTAATTCCAAGATATTCCTCTAGCCTCTAATAATGCTGTTTGTAGAGAATCGGGTGTTTGTCTTTTAAAAAGAACTCCTGTTTTACCAGGTATCTGAGTATCTAATACCCCACCAGCACCATAGGCTATTACTGGAGTCCCACTAGCATTAGCTTCCACTGGAACCAATCCATAGTCTTCTAAGGCTGCGACAATAATGGACTTAGCTCTAGAAAATAAGTCTTTGCGTTGTCCATCACTAACGTGACCTAGGAATTGGATATTACCTAATGCTTTCGATTTTAACCGTTCTAGTTCGGGTCCCTCACCTGATATTAATAAATGCCACCCTAACCAGTTAAAAGCCTCAACTATTATATCAAGACGTTTATAACTTATCATCCGGGCAGATGCCAAGTAGTATTCATCTTTTGTATCAGAAAAAACAAAATTCTTGGTATCAATTGGATAGTTAATCACAATTGCCTGTTTACCATAAATTTTCCGAATACGATGGCCAACAACACTAGAGTTAGCAATGTAGAGGTCTGGTTCTTGGGAATATTTCAGGTCTACATTTCTCATCATTTGAAAGACTTTTTCAATTAAGGGAGCAAAATAGCGATAGTCTCCATACTCCCGTAAATAAGTCTCTGTATCCCATAAGAACCGGGTAACATTATGGCAGAAACAAATATGGCGTGCTTGTGGTTTTTTTCTGACTGATTTAGCAAAACTAGTACTACTGCTGATAATTAAATCATAGTGTTGGAGATTCAACGTCCGAAAGGCAGGAAAGTAGAGAGGAGCCATCAGGCGGAAATACTTGGCTGCACCGGGAATCTTTTGTAAAAAAGTTGTGTTAACTATACGCTCACCGAAATCAATACTTTTTTGCTGATCATATAAAGATGTGAAAATATCAGCTTCGGGGTAGCGTTTAGAAAGCAATTCAAACACACGCTCTGCCCCACCGCGCTGGGTTAAGTAATCATGGACGAGAGCAATTTTCATGGATGATGCCTTATATTGCAATATTGATTAAATTCTGGGTTGACTAGCAAGTATGTACAGATATGTTTATACCAGTCTACCTTCTGTACTAAACCCATCCTGAGGTGGTTGTATGTATTTGAAATTTGGGATAATACCCTTGCAACATATAAAAAAATGGAATATTTACTTATCTGAAAATTGAATTTAGTAAGGTAAATTACCAATGCTAATAGTTTACTTAATTTAATATAGATAAACCCTAAGTCAATACTATCAACTAGAAATTTCTACTACCTGTTAATAACAATCAACGGTTGAATAAGAATATCAGGAAATATTTTAAGTATTTGCTCAAAATAAGCAAAATTAGGCTTCGGATCAAGTAAAGGGGAAAAGGTGAAGAGAAAACCTTTCCCCAAATCAATTTACTAATTCCAGGTTATGAACCTATTGCGGTATGAAAACTATTTTGCAAGTACCAAGGTTTTTACTGGTACAAAATAAGTTAGTTGTTCAGCACGGAGTTTGTCACAAAGTCTACCTTCAGGCAATTCTACACAGTCGTAGGTGAGGACTTGATCTTTAGAAATATCACGCTTCAAAGTACATCCTTCTGCTATTCCCATTGGTAGTAAATTTTCTTGGTGGACAATTTCTGAGTTTTCGCATTGTCCATAGGTCATGTAATAACCGATGCCATCAAGAGTTTCTCCGGCTTTGAGGTCAATTTTGGCAGTAGCGACGACATCGATAATGGGGCCTGCTATGGGTGAGAGAACAGCATCATGGAAGAGGACTGCACGGGCTACTGATAGAGGAACTTCAAAATGGCAGAGGTGATAGGGGGTGTAGAAGCTGTACAGGGGTCCTTCACCGAGTTTATAGAGGTTGAGATAATGGCGTTGTTTGGGGTCGTCGTGGGTGGCAAAGACAAACACTCCTGGGCCTGGTTTCGTGCCAACTACATAATCAACGATGCCACCTAATTCTTTGAGTTGGTCAACATCATACATTTTGGTCATTTCATCAACATGACCTGTGTAATCATATCCCAACATTCCTCGTTTTGCTACCTTCATCCCTGTAGCATTAGCAACTATTGCTTGCTCAAAAGAAATTTTTGTTCCATCAGCAAAGCTTGTCACCATTGCGGGATTTTGACCCCAATGTTGAGCAAAACTAGCTTGGGTGGTGGGGTTGCGATAGGGGTCTTGTAAGCCTTTGATGTTGCCACACAATAGGGGGGTTAAACCGATACTTTTAACGAAGCGGTAGAGGTTCATTTCTACCCCTGGTTGGTCGCCATCGCAAGCTGTGAGGATGACTCCAGCCCGCTCAGCATGCAGTTTGAGGATGGGGCCAATAGTACCATCGAGTTCTGCATTCATTAAAATGATATGCTTTTTATGAGCGATCGCTCTCATCACCAAATGAGCAGCATATTCAATTGTTCCTGTCACTTCAATGATTGCATCTATGCCATCAGCTTCACACAGCAACATAGCATCTTCAGTGATTGCATATTTACCTTGAATCAGTGCATCTTCTAAATCAACTACACTAGAAACAACCTGAACATCCTCAATTCCTGCTTCTGAATAAGCTCGTTTAGCTGAATCAATGTGACGGTTAGAAATAGCAACCAACTCCATCCCAGGAACAGAATTGGCAATTTGATTAGCAATACCGCGACCCATAAAACCAGCACCAATCATTGCTACTTTTATAGGTTTACCTAATGCCGCACGGGCTTGTAAGGCTTTATCTATAATAATCATCATTAAACTCC
It encodes the following:
- a CDS encoding GumC family protein; the protein is MVQTSLNPHISSAADTETGYGQMFTVFVRRFPWFLLVFLSSTALACIITLKTKPSFKSTMQLLVEPNYQGKKQGSDTAESQFTDSNVVIDTATQLNLMQSSGLIQKAVNKLKLEDPSITVEEVKRSLVLTQIRTKEDNVVTKIFQVDYTDGNPERTQKVLTAIRRVYVDYNKQQQDLRLQKGLQVIREQLRKASDEVNASETNLQRFRRNQNLIDPELQAKAIEESLTSIQRERQTTRSQYQEALAKQKSLQQQLNRSPQNALVSSRLSQSIRYQGLLNEIQKTELALAQERLRFTDDTPNVQKLTEQLQSQKELLQKEVSRTLGRQSTSVFSFGENLLEQGQLGEIDLNLTGELVENQTNIVALSARDQTLAAKENELRSQLKRFPSLLAYYNRILPQLQFSRERMEQLLRAEQQLRQELSKGGFNWEVVEEPQLGIKLGPNLQQNLLLGAVVGLMLGGIAAFIRETSDDSVHTTAELEKQITLPLLGTTPKLPPAKPKESIIKLPFGKPEVLAPWTIQVLQSPPRWESLDLIYKNIELLNSVTDLKSLMVTSALPDDGKSALTLGLAMSAARLHKKVLLIDANLRDPSLHKQLNLPNEQGLSTLLASDATLPNQIGLQYSGSSYIDILTAGPIPVDPAHLLSSPRMMELMAAFEENYDLVLIDAPSVIGMVDAILTASSCRSVVMVASIGKVTRNNLAQATAMLSKLNLIGVVANGVSNSDSTYVPYAKQSQLILQEVMEK
- a CDS encoding NAD(P)H-dependent oxidoreductase; amino-acid sequence: MIIIDKALQARAALGKPIKVAMIGAGFMGRGIANQIANSVPGMELVAISNRHIDSAKRAYSEAGIEDVQVVSSVVDLEDALIQGKYAITEDAMLLCEADGIDAIIEVTGTIEYAAHLVMRAIAHKKHIILMNAELDGTIGPILKLHAERAGVILTACDGDQPGVEMNLYRFVKSIGLTPLLCGNIKGLQDPYRNPTTQASFAQHWGQNPAMVTSFADGTKISFEQAIVANATGMKVAKRGMLGYDYTGHVDEMTKMYDVDQLKELGGIVDYVVGTKPGPGVFVFATHDDPKQRHYLNLYKLGEGPLYSFYTPYHLCHFEVPLSVARAVLFHDAVLSPIAGPIIDVVATAKIDLKAGETLDGIGYYMTYGQCENSEIVHQENLLPMGIAEGCTLKRDISKDQVLTYDCVELPEGRLCDKLRAEQLTYFVPVKTLVLAK
- a CDS encoding glycosyltransferase, producing the protein MKIALVHDYLTQRGGAERVFELLSKRYPEADIFTSLYDQQKSIDFGERIVNTTFLQKIPGAAKYFRLMAPLYFPAFRTLNLQHYDLIISSSTSFAKSVRKKPQARHICFCHNVTRFLWDTETYLREYGDYRYFAPLIEKVFQMMRNVDLKYSQEPDLYIANSSVVGHRIRKIYGKQAIVINYPIDTKNFVFSDTKDEYYLASARMISYKRLDIIVEAFNWLGWHLLISGEGPELERLKSKALGNIQFLGHVSDGQRKDLFSRAKSIIVAALEDYGLVPVEANASGTPVIAYGAGGVLDTQIPGKTGVLFKRQTPDSLQTALLEARGISWNYENIRNHAVNNFSEQAFFSKVEQILVQVSGVHHTFI